The nucleotide window gaaattgtttgttgaatttgagttttttaGTTCAGTCAATATAAGCTTGCTACCAAGTGAACGTTGCGGAGGTTGTCGCACGCCACCAATTTGGATGTGAATAGACTGGCGCTGCCTAGGACCCTCGCAGATGAAGCTGGACGGTGGCCATCTTGCATTGCCACTTTTGCTATTttgatatttgatattttatcaTCTATTACAACTTGATTGTTTACATCTTCCATTCGGAGTATATCATCTCAATATCATGGCATTTCACACATATGACGGCATATTAGGGTCACGTATAatattcagtgaaaaaaaactcGCTAATTTGCAAGGCTTTTTACTCTATATATTTAGTATTACCCCACTCTctgggaaaataaaaaacatttttacatgacCCTAATACgcatataaattaattaattttttagaGGGGGCTAATatggagagggggaaaaaaactgacaaatttgtgagtatatgtggccctaatacgccatcgTACAAACAGATTAGGTTGACATttcgcaatgtttttttttttgtctttaaatagAGGGGggtaatattcagagaaaaaaaacctcacaaatttgtgactttacaAATGGCAAAATTTCAAGATTTTTTCTTGGACTATTACCCCATtatctggaagaaaaaaaaagaaaaaaaatatatatatatatatatatatttatacgtggaaCTAATACTCCGTCGTACACACAGCTTAGGTTGACATTTTCgcaacatttgatttgattattgATGAGTCCTGACAACATAATATAGACAAATCTTTGAGTAGCACCTGGTGATATATACCTTAGAAGAGCAAatttaatgattttccttgTCAACGAAATGTACATCCAAGACCGATTGGTCCAACTTGATGTCATCCGCGGTGGATTTTTGGCTGTAGAGGCAACAAAATAACAGCGGAGAAATCAAAAGTATTCAAGTTAGGCAGCATTAGTGAGTGGCagcacaagatggccgccgccggctTCACTTCTCCCAACGACATTcacatgctgcattcgaggatggtcggatatattccagttggtttttcccagttccgacctgaacgcatttgaggcgaaagtaaacaaccaaaatggcggaatagcgatcaattgttttttgttttggtcctcaaatcacattttgacctccagcaagctTGCCTTCTCACAattctgcttcatttattgttttgatcttatttcataagcatacCATTGAGTAGTTGAGCGTagaatttcatgcagggagatagcagtCACAAATGTTGTTTATGTGAAGTtatattgaatatttatgaatgaagaaagctatcgagTTTTATACTTGAGTACATTTTCAGGTATTTTTATACTTGAGTAAACTTCAGGGGCGTTCCCGGACACACTTCCTAGTTTGAAGTGGGGAAACGGCCAACTTCCCACTTTTcgcgaatgcagcataaagtcCAGTCAGTCCAGACCCAAAATGGTCGCTTTTCCTGTGTTGTCCAAAGTGGCTtcaatcatcattttttttttttttttttgtctatgcgTGTatctttgtttttcatgtttaataGGACGTGTGttcaatttgttgttgttcacatttATGTATGTGAGCAAGTTTTGTCTCGAGCGCGTTTGCGGATGCGCGCGCGTGTCGATGATGACGTCATGCCGGTTTGTGCAGACAACAAAAGGGGCAGACAGGCGGCGGGCCAGTGTTTGGAGCGTCGCCTGTCGCCCTCTGCTGGACGCGTTCGCTCCAACGCCATGACGTCATACCTGCACAGAGTCGACTGGCGTTGTTTGCGTGCTTGTATTTGGACTTCAAGCAGAAACGGCGACAATAATAAACGTGCTTTTGATTATTGTTTTAGACTAAAAGTAAAATGCCATAATTGGTTGtcctttttcatctttttttttgttagtgttgCCTTAACTAAAGCTAAACAAGTTATCAACAAAGTTTATTTGAAACTTTGCTTTGttgacacactttttttttttttttttggtcatggtCGATTTTTATGAGGTGGCACAAATAATTGGTGGCACGACTGCTTGAATAATCGGTTCGAAAAgtcgtggaaaaaaatgttgcggattttgttaaaaataacgtGATGTATCTCATGTTTCACTGAGATTCATTTCCCGTGCTGATGTCATCCATTTTATGTTCAAACGTGTCACATTTCAACACGATTCAAAGTATACGGTGGCCCTGAAGtgcaaaacacaacaaataatgaaacgcaacagaaaaaaaattaactttctttttttgttaaatgtttgtgttattttcttttgttttgccttCAGATTTGctgttgtgatttatttttggttgtgAATTTGTGATGACGATTTCGATTTGccgttgtgttgttttttttttgatgagctGTCGAGTCTGTTGGAAAGGTCATGACGCGTTTTAACGTGATCCGTTTTGTGATTAGGAGTGtgccgatatatcgatatcgcgataaatcatgatactttggtctcccgatagattatcgatacgctggCACAAGTATGGCGATATTTGGAGTTAATATACAACCGCTATCACGGCTCCATTGCTCATGACTTATTGCGCAAtgacttggtgggccactaggggaaGTGCCTCATAggcgtggcggggaaatggatgcaagtcttcaggcgaagaagactcatgatgAGCTAACTTTGACATTTATCTGTGCAgcatttctatgaaaaatgtggattatatcttcaattttaacatttttaaaacattttatgtcgAATTTTTGAtatacacaatttctgattgaatatttaagtcattttattaatttatttacttttgcaatgttccacaaaaaaaaatgtcagtttataaaatggaaCAATTGACTCTGTAactgacaatagtgtttaaagcgatacttaacttatttattagcccattataaataataacaataaaaagttactattttgtctataattaatttgatactttcattatttttcacgtaaaaactaatactttcaaaaaaacaaacaaacaaacaaacaattttgacagttgtcgactgaaaatgacatcacaggggctcagggctcaggcaaccaattacagctcagcttgtgaatgtcacatgaccaaacctagaaaacagatgagctgtgattggtcattacctgaccacattgtgatgtcattttcagttgacagcaagttgcaaaatgtgtttttaaaaggtactaattccacatgaaaaaaataatgaacgcttgactgccaaaaaatggctgaataatagggatagaccgattatcggctgggacgattatcggcgccggtattcagcattttgacataTATCGGCATCAGCCATTTTGAAAAATCAGTTGGTAGATTTAATTTTgatagatccatttaaaaaagtgTTACCTTCAGTgagctaatttaaatgtaaatttaaaaaaaatttaagtttTCAACTTTTGCCAACCCTGGGAActttctgcaccttctgtttttgtttcaaattaaaactaagataagtaaaaatattaataaatcagatattttgaaattttggaatgcTTTATTTCatgtagaaaacaattgtttgtttttattaaacttttgaaaacattctacTGTCCCTGAGAGATCCCGGAACTTGTTAgactttaaaaacaaagatgtctattgactaagatttaaaaaaaaaaaaaaaaaaaaaaaaaaaaaaagctcccagctataagttgctcaataaacatatgctttaaaattccaaaaaaaaaaaaacagtaagagctggagtttgtattttttccaaattttaatgctaatattttccctttttcagtgaaaatgaatatcggctccaaatatcggttatcggtgtcCTTGACTAGTAATAAATGTTTCAGTATTGGCctcaaaaaaacatatcggtctatctctactaaataagtaaagtatccctttttgaagaaagacaaatttgttgacagaaagttaagaagacatttgtatttgttttttaaaaaaaaaatacactaaagtactcagtgtgaagaagacaccagtttgaatattgtgtacaaaaagaaaaaaaacaacataaaattgaGCCGTTTTACCGTAGATTATCGTGAATTTATGACCTGACCGATATAATCGATAATGGCGGTatggtgagataatcgttattgtggccctcgtatcgcatatcgtatcgtatcgtatcgtgaggtacccagttTGTGAtggaggttgaaaatgaaagttTTGCATTCCAACttgatgcaaatgttttttttttttgtgttttttttaaaggtgttatGAAATGAAAGCAGTGCAGTTGTGTTGACGATGTTCGTGCGTGTTTTGTTGTCGTCCGAGATGGAGGAGGAGCTTGCGTCGGTGCAGAAGGACCGCACGGAGCGCATCAAGCACCTGCTGGAGCGCGAGGAGCGCGAGCTGGACGCCTTCGACGCCGAGAGCGCGCGCCTGGGCTTCGACAACTTGGACAAAGATCAGCACAGATGAGGACGGGGCGAGCCAACGCGTCACGTGACCTGACCGCCGCTCAGACCCGTTTCACCGATGGGAAGAACAATGCGATgaagaatcatcatcatcatcatcatcatggagTGCGGATTTCCGCACCAAGGGCTCGGTATAAGCGTACGGCAACTTTGTACGGAAGGATTTTACTTATTTTCATATTCGATTTTAAATCGCGATTtcacaggtgcaaaaaaaaaaaaaaaaaaaaaaaagtttttccttgTCCGATTTCCTTCCGCCGATGCAGCGGACAATTGCATGCACTTTAACCCTCACGACGGGTCAGCAAGCTCAATCGCAGCTGTTGGCAAgattttaattacatttggaAATAAAGTGCTCATCACACAAACGCGCATGTCTTCTTATGTCTTTGATCCGATTggatgtattatatatataaatatagatatataaaaaaatatttttgttgcctgaagtctaacaaatacaactAGCAAATAGCAAAAcatgtatataatatatatatatatatatatatatatatatatatataaatgaaataataaaaattatatatgaataaaaatatgaaataaattattttatttttttgtcgaaaatattTGTCACCCACTAAAgacaaattaaaatatattttttaaaagcaaatttttcaacattcacattgacttttttttctttctttttttgccaccAAAACAAACTtcacattaacttttttttttaaaaagatattttcacaattttttaaaaatacgtaCGAGTATTCACTCAGTACTGATAACGCAAGTAACATTTCATTGAACAAAATGACCAACAAATTGTGaacaattaattattttgtgATGCAGATGTTGATTTGATCCCTCCCATTTCaattatgaataaataataaataataataatggatctTCGAAAAAGTTTCCTGTGACCACTCAAGTCGTGTAGGCGATAGGAAACAGACGACGTCCGGATTGTTGAGCAACTTTATTGAGTTGAGATGAAACGGCGCCTCCTTGCGATAACGACGAGGCACGTCTACTTGCCCGCCAGCTGCTGGTAGAGTTTGGGCACGTAGTCGTCCCACTCGGCCTGGTAGCAGGTGGCGGCCACGGGCACGCCCAGCCCATACTTGCGGCGGAAGTCGCCCACGCGGAACTTGCCGCGGCCGTCGCCCGAGCGGTTGCCCAGGATGCGCTCGCTGCACGACAGTGCCCCCGGCTGGCCGTACACCAGCCACACGTAGCGATGGAGACCTGCGCGGGCAACAAAGGAAACGTTTGACGAGCGTCCGGAAACATTTTGCAACCTTTCAACTTTTTGCTAATTGTGTTACCTGTTCCCTCGGGTGGGCCAGAACCGACGTAGTCGGACAAGACGTCGCCGCTAGACACGTCGTTTCCTTTCATGTTCACCACCAGGAAGTGATGCCACTCCCTGACAACAAACAAGGTCATGTTCAAACGCAATTTGGGAATGTTAAACGAATAAATTACAACTACAAAAATTTCCGCGAAAATTTTGGAtatgctgactcttgcaaggtggaaagccgcatGTACTGAACAGTTTTCCAAATCCTGTTTAAagtaagtcacttcctgttgaaatcaggtcacttccaggtcacttcctgtttatttgaaaccacttccgggtcacttcctgttgaaatcaggtcacttcctgttgattttagcccAATTCCAGCTCACTTCCTATTgtaatcaggtcacttcctgttgatcttAAGCCACTTCCGGGTGacgtcctgttgaaatcagggcacttcctgttgaaatcaggtcacttcctgttgattttaagccaCTTCTGGGACacgtcctgttgaaatcaggtcacttcctgttgaaatcaggtcagttctgggtcacttcctgttgaaatcaagtcacttcctgttgaaatcaggtcagttccgggtcacttcctgtttaaatcaGGTCAATCCATAGGTGCTTGATTTGTGGATCTTGGTGttctttttggggaattgcgtcagaattccggaaaaaaaataattccccgCCAAGTCAGATCTTGatcatcttttgatacctcaatTGTGCCGGTACGGTCAACGGTTCGggccgcattttgtctgaaaaattccagtaaataaagaaaattgGTAAACGTCATGTTCTCGGATGGtaatatgtgcctgctttgcttCGCAAGCGGAAGCTCCGCTACTGCCACATAATTAAAAAAGGAGAACATGAAAAATTGGCAACAACTTTTGAATTCACATTACAtgaaatttgctttttttttttttttttgtaaaattctgCAACAAATggattaaatataaaaattggGAAGcaaattttaatttgaaaattgtaaacattgaagaaatgtcaaatttatttttaaattcacatttgtttacatgataatagaatatttattaggAAAATTTGGTAGCaaacatgaatttaaaatgtaaatataaaaacaaattttaacgttttttttaaatgtaaacatgaaaaaaatgacaagcatttttcatttgaaaacTGTAAACATggaataaattaacatttttgaatTTGCAAAATTGACAAAGCTTTGAATTCACATTAaataatttacttaaaaaaaataattaaagcaacAAACTtggattaaaaatacaaattgggaagcaaattttcatttgaaaacTGTAAACGTAGAAGAAATTTCAACATGTTTGAATTTGCAAAAATGACAAAGCTAGCAAAAATTTTGGACGATAGTgttaaaatggcaaaacatttccatgataaaaaaaaaataaaaaataaaaataaataaataaaaaaacaggtaaaattattttaaaatatttaacatgaaAACTTGGCAACATTTTTAAATTCACATTTGTTTACATGATAATAGAATATTTAATAGAAAATTTGGCAACAAACATGAacttaaaatgtaaatataaaaacaaattttcatgtttttttttaatataaacattaaataaaatgccatgtattttaatttgttaaagatAAATGTGAaaagctggcaaaaaaaaatacagaatgtaaaatgtttgattaaaaaaatggcaaaaaaataaattcaaacagGAAAAAGTGGCAGAAACATTgaatagaaaaatatttaacaggaaAATTGGCCAGTCTTCAATTTCAACAATTGACAAGACACTTTTTTGAAAGTGAATTATTGCAAAATGAGATTTGAACCTGAATGTGGGCTTCTTCCTGCTGGGGGCATCGGGGTCAGTCAGGGCCAAAGTGTAAAGTTTGCTGGGGTCACATCCTTCCCACTCGATGCAAGTGGGTCGATTCTGTACCTGGAGGGGTAAAAAGATTGACAATAATTCagctcttaaaaacaaaaaacaaaaaacgaaaagttGCCCTTGTTTGGTGAATTGTCTTCAACCTACCATAAAATGTAGACAACACTGAATTGAAGAGGTGAAAATGTGGCGCAAAAGTGGAATTTAACgagatatttgactcattgggccattttcagcagtaagaaggcaatattttgtgtataattaatgcgataactccattatttttcatgaggtCAACGGAAGCTGTCGTTACCCTGTTTAGGAAACAAgtagcgaccaatcatggctgttcgccaacgtcacatgaccaaagccagaaaactggtgagccgtgattggtcgtttcctgagCACGCCTGATggcgtcattttcagttgacaacaattggcaacatttcttttgaacgttattaatttattgtacaCAAAATAGTGACGTTATCA belongs to Festucalex cinctus isolate MCC-2025b chromosome 5, RoL_Fcin_1.0, whole genome shotgun sequence and includes:
- the pebp1 gene encoding phosphatidylethanolamine-binding protein 1; amino-acid sequence: MPVDVKQWSGPLQLQEVEEEPGLPLIVKYGSVEIDKLGKVLTPTQVQNRPTCIEWEGCDPSKLYTLALTDPDAPSRKKPTFREWHHFLVVNMKGNDVSSGDVLSDYVGSGPPEGTGLHRYVWLVYGQPGALSCSERILGNRSGDGRGKFRVGDFRRKYGLGVPVAATCYQAEWDDYVPKLYQQLAGK